Proteins from a single region of Flaviflexus salsibiostraticola:
- a CDS encoding GNAT family N-acetyltransferase gives MTVTLRPETRDDWPWLWHWRHELTDPDWKQWDSPFLHARTRRLTYLEYTSGRGLNTWLGAIIEHDGQPVGYVNRGELAPTGGGWWDWGIVIFDPAHRRQGIGTAAALLWIDDTFRRTNAHVLTMTTWSGNEAMLATGERLGFTECTRIPEARSWKGERYDSVQMAMLRRNWQGTEPR, from the coding sequence ATGACCGTGACGCTGAGGCCCGAGACTCGTGATGACTGGCCGTGGCTGTGGCATTGGCGCCATGAGCTCACCGATCCTGATTGGAAGCAGTGGGACTCGCCTTTCCTGCACGCCCGCACCCGCAGGCTGACCTACCTCGAGTACACGAGCGGTCGAGGTCTCAACACCTGGCTCGGAGCCATTATCGAGCACGACGGCCAGCCGGTCGGATACGTCAACCGCGGCGAACTCGCCCCCACAGGCGGCGGATGGTGGGACTGGGGAATCGTCATCTTCGATCCCGCTCACCGGCGACAGGGAATCGGCACTGCTGCTGCACTCCTCTGGATTGATGACACCTTTCGACGCACCAATGCCCACGTCCTCACCATGACAACGTGGTCGGGTAACGAGGCGATGCTGGCAACGGGGGAGCGGCTCGGATTCACCGAGTGCACGAGGATCCCCGAGGCACGCTCCTGGAAGGGTGAACGCTACGACTCGGTTCAGATGGCGATGCTGCGCAGAAACTGGCAGGGGACAGAGCCGAGGTGA
- a CDS encoding heavy metal translocating P-type ATPase translates to MPATLVVCLMLTGGEALEDYAEARAGSELTSLLEGAPTVAYRMESGDVTPIPVEDVEIGDRLLVRPHDTIPVDCRLSSATAVIDESSLTGESLPVEHVEGDSLLSGSLNGNAAIEVVATADASASQYQRIIELVQEAQDSKAPFVRLADRVAVPFTLIALVIAGAAWMIAGDPMRFAQVLVVATPCPLIIAAPVAFMAGMSRAARGGMIVKNAGTIEQVSKVRTVAFDKTGTLTRGVLEVSAVHCFAGHTEQEMLRLAASAELHSSHPLGEAIVATARRDGDVPVPSSAQEVPAQGVSAVVGGAHVRVGKRAFVADDSGGVDTGPEPDAGYTVIWIGIDGILVGRVDLSDPIRPETRATLTAVHQAGVPTTAMLTGDAEDTANRVAAAIGIDDVRAGLLPEDKVNAVSTMPNRPVMMVGDGVNDAPVLAVADVGVAMGARGSTAAVESADVVIMLDDFARIPRLLLLGQRTMKIAWQAILIGVIFSVVLMLIGATGVMPAFVGAWMQELVDLACILWALLAARPSRQEKELIAMSQAERPRVEVGVAIS, encoded by the coding sequence GTGCCGGCAACGCTCGTTGTCTGTCTCATGCTCACCGGCGGTGAGGCGCTCGAGGACTACGCCGAGGCGCGAGCCGGCTCGGAGCTGACGAGCCTCCTCGAGGGAGCCCCGACGGTGGCGTACAGGATGGAGTCGGGCGATGTGACGCCGATTCCCGTCGAGGACGTCGAGATCGGCGACCGCCTGCTCGTCCGACCCCACGACACCATTCCGGTTGACTGTCGGCTGAGTTCGGCCACCGCCGTCATCGACGAGAGCTCGCTGACGGGCGAGTCGCTGCCGGTCGAGCACGTCGAGGGGGACTCGCTCCTCTCTGGATCGCTCAATGGCAACGCCGCCATCGAGGTCGTTGCGACGGCGGACGCGAGCGCGTCGCAGTACCAGCGGATCATCGAACTCGTCCAGGAGGCGCAGGACTCGAAGGCACCCTTCGTCCGGCTAGCCGACCGAGTCGCCGTTCCCTTCACCCTCATTGCCCTCGTCATCGCCGGTGCTGCGTGGATGATCGCTGGTGATCCCATGAGGTTCGCCCAGGTCCTCGTTGTCGCAACTCCATGCCCGCTCATCATCGCCGCCCCGGTTGCCTTCATGGCCGGCATGTCGCGCGCCGCGCGGGGCGGCATGATCGTGAAGAACGCCGGGACGATCGAGCAGGTCTCGAAGGTCCGCACAGTCGCGTTCGACAAGACAGGGACCCTCACGCGAGGGGTACTGGAGGTCAGTGCTGTGCACTGCTTCGCCGGTCATACCGAGCAGGAGATGCTCCGCCTTGCGGCCTCTGCGGAGCTTCACTCCTCCCACCCTCTCGGTGAGGCCATCGTCGCCACAGCGCGGCGTGACGGCGACGTCCCCGTCCCATCGTCGGCGCAGGAGGTCCCGGCGCAGGGAGTCTCCGCGGTCGTCGGTGGCGCCCATGTCCGCGTCGGCAAGCGAGCGTTCGTCGCCGACGATTCCGGCGGCGTCGACACCGGCCCGGAGCCGGATGCTGGATACACCGTCATCTGGATCGGAATCGATGGCATCCTCGTCGGTCGTGTTGACCTGTCCGATCCGATCAGGCCCGAGACGCGCGCGACTCTCACCGCTGTCCACCAGGCCGGCGTACCGACAACGGCGATGCTGACCGGCGATGCCGAGGACACGGCGAACAGGGTTGCGGCAGCGATCGGAATTGACGATGTTCGGGCCGGGCTGCTCCCCGAGGACAAGGTCAACGCGGTCAGTACGATGCCGAACAGACCCGTCATGATGGTCGGCGATGGCGTCAACGATGCCCCCGTCCTCGCGGTGGCCGATGTCGGAGTCGCCATGGGGGCGCGCGGTTCGACCGCAGCCGTCGAGTCCGCGGATGTTGTCATCATGCTCGACGATTTCGCCCGCATCCCGCGCCTGCTGCTTCTCGGCCAGCGCACGATGAAGATCGCCTGGCAGGCCATCCTCATCGGAGTCATCTTCTCGGTGGTCCTCATGCTCATCGGCGCCACCGGCGTCATGCCGGCCTTCGTCGGGGCGTGGATGCAGGAGCTGGTCGACCTCGCCTGCATCCTCTGGGCGCTGCTGGCGGCACGTCCGTCCCGCCAGGAAAAGGAGCTTATCGCCATGAGTCAGGCTGAGCGGCCCCGCGTAGAGGTCGGGGTCGCGATCTCCTGA
- a CDS encoding NADPH-dependent FMN reductase gives MKIGIILGSIREGRAGAQVAEWVYDRAKEHGGAEFELVDLKDYNVPLLTTGVHPAMANRDYESQEVKNWGRKIDEFDGYIFVTTEYNHGVPGAFKNAVDSLAPEWMNKMVAFVGYGAANGVRAIEQWRGIVANFNMWDIRTTVEFNIFSEFTDGVFAPNERYEGEITALFDQLVAAHRAAKAA, from the coding sequence ATGAAGATTGGCATCATCCTCGGCTCCATCCGCGAGGGCCGCGCGGGCGCGCAGGTGGCCGAGTGGGTGTACGACAGGGCCAAGGAGCACGGCGGCGCAGAGTTCGAGCTCGTCGACCTCAAGGACTACAACGTCCCGCTGCTCACGACCGGTGTCCACCCCGCCATGGCCAACCGCGACTACGAGTCGCAGGAGGTCAAGAACTGGGGCCGCAAGATCGATGAGTTCGATGGCTACATCTTCGTCACCACCGAGTACAACCACGGAGTCCCCGGCGCGTTCAAGAATGCCGTTGACTCCCTCGCACCGGAGTGGATGAACAAGATGGTCGCCTTCGTCGGCTACGGGGCCGCCAACGGCGTTCGCGCCATCGAGCAGTGGCGCGGCATTGTCGCCAACTTCAACATGTGGGACATCCGCACCACCGTCGAGTTCAACATCTTCTCGGAGTTCACGGATGGCGTGTTCGCGCCGAACGAGCGTTACGAGGGCGAGATCACCGCGCTCTTCGACCAGCTCGTCGCCGCACACAGGGCAGCGAAGGCCGCCTGA